The proteins below are encoded in one region of Gadus macrocephalus chromosome 14, ASM3116895v1:
- the katnb1 gene encoding katanin p80 WD40 repeat-containing subunit B1 isoform X2, whose product MAGAHATKTSWRLQEFVAHSSNVSCLALGKSSGRLLATGGEDCKVNIWGVNKSNCIMSLTGHNNPVECIQFNSSEEQVAAGSQSGSLRVWDLEAAKILRSLSGHKANITSLDFHPFGDYLASGSMDTNIKVWDVRRKGCVFTYKSHSQAVRYLAFSPDGKWLASAGDDSTIKLWDVTAGKIITEFTAHTAAVNIIQFHPNEYLLASGSSDRTIKLWDLEKFKMIGSSDVETGAVRCVLFHPDGGCLYSGASDSLRVYGWEPDRCFDVVPVGWGKVADMAICNNKLIGLSHHQTNVSSYLVDLTRVKRSGGAVVQPTEPSPKGSTLRRSYERPMTTCSGPQRVKQSSESERRSPSSEDEKEENESAAEIRNADDYHEIFQPRNAISRSPPKPGDLFPAPMEDETFIVRASSVKEAMTPMPDKQQNSFHKGPEVLGDEEAQSQIKKGHDTMCVMLSSRQKNLEAVKAVWGSGDVKNCLDMAVAMNDRSIVVDLLNIVNLKPVLWKLDLCTSILPQIEELLQSKYESYVQTGCMSLKLILKRFWPLISETLKAPPSVGVDITREERLQKCKACFKQLKNLSNVVKTKADQVGRHGSAFKELQLLLAPLDY is encoded by the exons ATGGCTGGGGCCCACGCCACCAAGACCTCCTGGAGACTGC agGAGTTTGTGGCCCACTCCAGTAACGTGTCGTGCTTGGCTCTGGGGAAGAGCTCAGGCCGTCTGCTCGCTACTGGAGGGGAGGACTGCAAGGTCAACATCTGGGGTGTCAACAAATCAAACTGTATTATG AGTCTCACTGGCCACAACAACCCGGTGGAGTGCATCCAGTTCAACAGTTCAGAGGAGCAGGTGGCGGCTGGCTCCCAGTCCGGATCTCTGCGTGTCTGGGACTTGGAGGCCGCCAaaa TCCTGCGTTCTCTCTCGGGACATAAGGCCAATATCACCAGCCTGGACTTCCACCCGTTTGGGGATTACTTGGCCTCCGGTTCCATGGACACAAACATCAAG GTCTGGGATGTGCGGAGAAAGGGGTGTGTCTTCACGTACAAG AGCCACAGTCAGGCGGTGAGGTATCTCGCTTTCAGTCCAGACGGCAAATGGCTGGCGTCCGCTGGGGACGACAGCACTATTAAG CTGTGGGACGTGACCGCGGGGAAGATCATCACAGAGTTCACTGCCCACACGGCCGCAGTCAACATCATCCAGTTCCACCCCAACGAGTACCTGCTGGCATCGGGCAGCTCAGACAG AACCATCAAGCTGTGGGATCTGGAGAAGTTCAAGATGATCGGCTCGTCCGACGTGGAAACCGGCGCGGTCAG gtgtgtcCTCTTCCACCCCGACGGTGGCTGCCTGTACTCCGGGGCCTCCGACTCGCTGCGGGTCTACGGCTGGGAGCCCGACCGCTGCTTCGACGTGGTGCCCGTGGGCTGGGGCAAGGTGGCCGACATGGCCATCTGCAACAACAAGCTG ATCGGCCTGTCCCACCACCAGACCAACGTGTCCTCCTACCTGGTGGACCTGACCAGGGTCAAGAGGTCCGGGGGCGCCGTGGTCCAGCCCACAGAGCCCTCCCCCAAGGGGTCCACCCTGCGCCGCAGCTACGAGCGACCCATGACCACCTGCAGCGGCCCTCAGAG agTGAAGCAGAGCTCAGAGTCGGAACGACGCAGCCCCAGCAGTGAAGacgagaaggaggagaacgagTCCGCTGCCGAGATCCGGAACGCCGACGACTACCACGAGATCTTCCAGCCGAGGAACGCCATCT CGCGCTCTCCTCCCAAGCCCGGGGACCTGTTCCCTGCCCCTATGGAAGATG AGACCTTCATAGTGAGAGCCAGCTCGGTGAAGGAAGCTATGACCCCCATGCCTGATAAGCAACAG AACTCGTTCCACAAAGGGCCCGAGGTGCTGGGGGACGAGGAGGCACAGTCCCAGATCAAGAAGGGCCACGACACCATGTGTGTGATGCTGAGCAGCCGGCAGAAGAACCTGGAGGCCGTGAAGGCCGTGTGGGGCAGCGGGGACGTCAAG aaCTGCCTGGACATGGCGGTGGCCATGAACGACCGCTCCATCGTGGTGGACCTCCTCAACATCGTCAACCTCAaacc GGTGCTGTGGAAGCTGGACCTGTGTACGTCCATCCTCCCCCAGATTGAAGAGCTGCTGCAAAGCAAATATGAGAG ttaCGTCCAGACGGGTTGCATGTCGCTGAAGCTGATCCTGAAGCGCTTCTGGCCTCTCATCTCGGAGACGCTGAAGGCCCCGCCCTCTGTGGGCGTCGACATCACCAGGGAGGAGCG GCTCCAGAAGTGCAAGGCGTGCTTCAAGCAGCTGAAGAACCTGAGCAACGTGGTGAAGACCAAGGCCGACCAGGTGGGTCGCCACGGCAGTGCCTTCAAAGAGCTGCAGCTCCTGCTGGCCCCGTTGGACTACTGA
- the katnb1 gene encoding katanin p80 WD40 repeat-containing subunit B1 isoform X1 translates to MAGAHATKTSWRLQEFVAHSSNVSCLALGKSSGRLLATGGEDCKVNIWGVNKSNCIMSLTGHNNPVECIQFNSSEEQVAAGSQSGSLRVWDLEAAKILRSLSGHKANITSLDFHPFGDYLASGSMDTNIKVWDVRRKGCVFTYKSHSQAVRYLAFSPDGKWLASAGDDSTIKLWDVTAGKIITEFTAHTAAVNIIQFHPNEYLLASGSSDRTIKLWDLEKFKMIGSSDVETGAVRCVLFHPDGGCLYSGASDSLRVYGWEPDRCFDVVPVGWGKVADMAICNNKLIGLSHHQTNVSSYLVDLTRVKRSGGAVVQPTEPSPKGSTLRRSYERPMTTCSGPQRVKQSSESERRSPSSEDEKEENESAAEIRNADDYHEIFQPRNAISRSPPKPGDLFPAPMEDETFIVRASSVKEAMTPMPDKQQLKKPPIAMSTPVQRVEPTVVSAPPRPTTTTTTTTTTHAAARPMASDPTPPGPQPPRAPPQATTAAAKPRAPPPINIIPSSRKEPIGLNVADFRPNSFHKGPEVLGDEEAQSQIKKGHDTMCVMLSSRQKNLEAVKAVWGSGDVKNCLDMAVAMNDRSIVVDLLNIVNLKPVLWKLDLCTSILPQIEELLQSKYESYVQTGCMSLKLILKRFWPLISETLKAPPSVGVDITREERLQKCKACFKQLKNLSNVVKTKADQVGRHGSAFKELQLLLAPLDY, encoded by the exons ATGGCTGGGGCCCACGCCACCAAGACCTCCTGGAGACTGC agGAGTTTGTGGCCCACTCCAGTAACGTGTCGTGCTTGGCTCTGGGGAAGAGCTCAGGCCGTCTGCTCGCTACTGGAGGGGAGGACTGCAAGGTCAACATCTGGGGTGTCAACAAATCAAACTGTATTATG AGTCTCACTGGCCACAACAACCCGGTGGAGTGCATCCAGTTCAACAGTTCAGAGGAGCAGGTGGCGGCTGGCTCCCAGTCCGGATCTCTGCGTGTCTGGGACTTGGAGGCCGCCAaaa TCCTGCGTTCTCTCTCGGGACATAAGGCCAATATCACCAGCCTGGACTTCCACCCGTTTGGGGATTACTTGGCCTCCGGTTCCATGGACACAAACATCAAG GTCTGGGATGTGCGGAGAAAGGGGTGTGTCTTCACGTACAAG AGCCACAGTCAGGCGGTGAGGTATCTCGCTTTCAGTCCAGACGGCAAATGGCTGGCGTCCGCTGGGGACGACAGCACTATTAAG CTGTGGGACGTGACCGCGGGGAAGATCATCACAGAGTTCACTGCCCACACGGCCGCAGTCAACATCATCCAGTTCCACCCCAACGAGTACCTGCTGGCATCGGGCAGCTCAGACAG AACCATCAAGCTGTGGGATCTGGAGAAGTTCAAGATGATCGGCTCGTCCGACGTGGAAACCGGCGCGGTCAG gtgtgtcCTCTTCCACCCCGACGGTGGCTGCCTGTACTCCGGGGCCTCCGACTCGCTGCGGGTCTACGGCTGGGAGCCCGACCGCTGCTTCGACGTGGTGCCCGTGGGCTGGGGCAAGGTGGCCGACATGGCCATCTGCAACAACAAGCTG ATCGGCCTGTCCCACCACCAGACCAACGTGTCCTCCTACCTGGTGGACCTGACCAGGGTCAAGAGGTCCGGGGGCGCCGTGGTCCAGCCCACAGAGCCCTCCCCCAAGGGGTCCACCCTGCGCCGCAGCTACGAGCGACCCATGACCACCTGCAGCGGCCCTCAGAG agTGAAGCAGAGCTCAGAGTCGGAACGACGCAGCCCCAGCAGTGAAGacgagaaggaggagaacgagTCCGCTGCCGAGATCCGGAACGCCGACGACTACCACGAGATCTTCCAGCCGAGGAACGCCATCT CGCGCTCTCCTCCCAAGCCCGGGGACCTGTTCCCTGCCCCTATGGAAGATG AGACCTTCATAGTGAGAGCCAGCTCGGTGAAGGAAGCTATGACCCCCATGCCTGATAAGCAACAG ctaaAGAAGCCCCCCATCGCCATGTCGACCCCCGTCCAGAGGGTTGAGCCCACCGTCGTCTCCGCCCCCCCgcgccccaccaccaccaccaccaccacgacgaCCACACACGCGGCCGCCCGGCCCATGGCCTCCGACCCAaccccccccgggccccagcccccccgggcccccccccagGCTACCACGGCCGCCGCCAAGcccagagccccgccccccatcAACATCATCCCCTCCTCCAGGAAGGAGCCCATCGGACTCAACGTGGCGGACTTCAGACcg AACTCGTTCCACAAAGGGCCCGAGGTGCTGGGGGACGAGGAGGCACAGTCCCAGATCAAGAAGGGCCACGACACCATGTGTGTGATGCTGAGCAGCCGGCAGAAGAACCTGGAGGCCGTGAAGGCCGTGTGGGGCAGCGGGGACGTCAAG aaCTGCCTGGACATGGCGGTGGCCATGAACGACCGCTCCATCGTGGTGGACCTCCTCAACATCGTCAACCTCAaacc GGTGCTGTGGAAGCTGGACCTGTGTACGTCCATCCTCCCCCAGATTGAAGAGCTGCTGCAAAGCAAATATGAGAG ttaCGTCCAGACGGGTTGCATGTCGCTGAAGCTGATCCTGAAGCGCTTCTGGCCTCTCATCTCGGAGACGCTGAAGGCCCCGCCCTCTGTGGGCGTCGACATCACCAGGGAGGAGCG GCTCCAGAAGTGCAAGGCGTGCTTCAAGCAGCTGAAGAACCTGAGCAACGTGGTGAAGACCAAGGCCGACCAGGTGGGTCGCCACGGCAGTGCCTTCAAAGAGCTGCAGCTCCTGCTGGCCCCGTTGGACTACTGA